CTAAAGCCGTGTTATGCTTCAGTGCTTCACAATATAAAGCTGGCGGCTGTAGGCGACATCCTCCGGGTTATTAATCGGATATCCTTTCACCCACGGCTTAATTAAGCGTGCGTTAGTATATTGGTAGATTGGCGCTATCGGTGCCTGCTCCTCGATAATCTGCTCGGCGCGATTATAGTCTTCGTTACGTGCCTGCGCGTTACTTTCCTTGCTTGCCTGCGCCAGTACCGCATCATATTCCGCGCTCTGGAAACGGGCAATATTCCCGCTATGGCTGGAGGTCAGCAGGCTCAGAAAGGTTGACGGCTCATTGTAGTCACCTACCCAGGAAGCGCGGATAACATCAAACTTGCCGCTATTACGGCTGTCGATGTAGGTTTTCCACTCCTGATTCTGTAACTTAACCTCCACGCCGAGATTCTTTTTCCACATTGAAGCCACGGCAATTGCAATTTTTTGGTGGTTTTCCGAGGAGTTGTATAACAGCGTTAAACGCAACGGTTTCGTGGGTCCGTAGCCTGCCGCAGCCAGCAGTGCTTTCGCCTGGGTATTCAATTCTTCCTGCCCGTGCTGCTGTAAGAAAGACGGTTTGGCTGAAAGCCCGCCGTCACGTCAGGGGTAAAATGCCAGGCAGGTTTTTCACCGGCCCCCAGAACTTTCTCAGCGATAATGCGGCGGTCGATGCTCCATGACAGTGCCTGGCGCACACGTGCGTCAGCCGTCGGCCCCTGCTGCGTATTAAACGCGTAATAGTAGGTGCCTAGCTGATCGGGCGTATAAACCTCGCCCGGCAGCGTCTTTTTCAGCATGTTATAGAGATTTTTAGGAAAGGATTCGGTGATATCAATATCACCGGCGCGATAACGTTTGGTGGCCCCGGATTCGTCATTAATCGGCAGAAAGGTGACCTGATTAATGACCGAGTGTGCGTTATCCCAGTAGTGAGTGTTGCGCACCAGCACGATTTTTTCATTTACCACCCGATTTTGCAGCCGATAGGCACCGTTACCCACCAGATGTCCCGGTGCTGTCCAGCTATCACCCCATTGCTCAATAGCCTGATGTGGTACAGGATAAAGGCTGGCGTGCGCCGTCAGGCTGGGAAACCAGGGTACCGGACGTTCCAGCGTCACTTTCAGATGATAGTTATCCAGCGCAGTGACGCCCAGGCTTTCCGGCGGCTGGTGTCCCAGAATTATGGCTTCCGCATTCTGAATTGCCGCCCAGACCGGCAAACCATGCAAACGGCGAGGCGTTTTTACTGTCTATCAACCGTTGCCAGCTGTAAACAAAATCATGCGCGGTTACCGGTTCACCATCGGACCAGCGCGCATCCTGACGCAGGGTGAAGATCCAGCTCTGGTTATCATTACTCTGCCAGCTAAGCGCAACGCCGGGTACAACTTTTCCGTCCGCATCCTGATTGGTTAGCCCTTCAAAGAGATCGCGCAGTACCTGAATTTCCGGCAGGCCTACCGCTTTAATCGGATCGAGCGATACGGGTTCATCTTTAATATGTCGTACGATTTCCTGACGCTCGGCCAGCTGCACACCGGGCGGTACGTCTGCCGCCTGCGCCGCAGAAAAAAGCGTGGTCAGCAAAAACGCGCCCAACGTAATGCGAAATGATTTCATCTTGTCCTACCTTTAAAGCTGCCGGAATGGCTAAAGCGTGACGGAGGCTTATGCTAACCGGCACGTTAATGCAAATTATTGATCCTGAACCAGCTATTTTACCATTTACTCGTTGCCGTTTAACGGTCTGCGAGGCTTTTCACAGGCATTAATGATAACGCCATGTCTACACGGCTTCCGGCGAAGCACGCTAAACCAGCCATTAACTGGCAGCAGTAAAATCGATTCTGCCGCTACCGAACTGTAAACCCGGCTCCACATCCACTGCCAGCCAGGTCGGCCCGTCAAGATCGACAAAACGCGCCCGCGTTACCAATGGCAACGCGGCGCTGATGGCACGCGAGGTACAGAGCATACAGCCCAGCATCAGGTCGAGTCCGGCCTGTTCAGCTTCGCTGGCAAGCGCCAACGCTTCGGTCAGCCCACCGGTTTTATCCAGTTTGATATTAATCATCTCATAGCGCTGGCGCAGTGCCGCCAGGCTGCTGCGCGTATGGCAGCTTTCATCAGCGCATATCGGCAGCGGGTGGATAAAGTTAGCCAGCGCTTCGTCATCGGTAGCGGGCAGCGGCTGTTCCAGCATCTCTACGCCAAGATCGGCCAGCAGCTGACAGCGGGCGGCCAACCCTTCGCTATGCCAGGACTCATTTGCATCGACAATCAGCCGCGCCTCCGGCACTGTACTACGAATCGCCATCAACCGTTCGGTAATCAGGTGGTTATCGAGCTTAATTTTCAGCAAGACGGCACCGTTTTCCCACAGGGCCAGCGCACTGGATGCCATCAGCTCCGGCGTATCCAGCGTGACGGTCTGCGCCATGCTGACGCTGTCGGGCAACGTGACGCTAAGATGCTGACACAGCGTTTGTTGCTGCTGGCGACAGGCCAGATCCCATAATGCACAGTCGATAGCGTTACGCGCCGCTCCGGCGGGCAGCGCCTGCTGCAACGCTTCGCGCGTCATTCCCCGCTCCAGCTGCGGCAGCAGTAAAGTGATTTGCGCCAGCACCGAGGCTTCACTTTCGCCATAGCGCGGATAAGGCGTACATTCGCCCACACCCTTAACGCCATCCTCTTCCAGTTCTACCACCA
The sequence above is a segment of the Mixta intestinalis genome. Coding sequences within it:
- the ycjG gene encoding L-Ala-D/L-Glu epimerase, with amino-acid sequence MRTVKVYPEAWPLIKPFVIARGSREQAGVVVVELEEDGVKGVGECTPYPRYGESEASVLAQITLLLPQLERGMTREALQQALPAGAARNAIDCALWDLACRQQQQTLCQHLSVTLPDSVSMAQTVTLDTPELMASSALALWENGAVLLKIKLDNHLITERLMAIRSTVPEARLIVDANESWHSEGLAARCQLLADLGVEMLEQPLPATDDEALANFIHPLPICADESCHTRSSLAALRQRYEMINIKLDKTGGLTEALALASEAEQAGLDLMLGCMLCTSRAISAALPLVTRARFVDLDGPTWLAVDVEPGLQFGSGRIDFTAAS